One part of the Terriglobales bacterium genome encodes these proteins:
- a CDS encoding ABC transporter permease, producing the protein MNLLETIRQTISAMRAHKLRSFLTMFGIIWGIASVIILVGLGKGFNTDQKKRMHTIGIDLMVVWGGRTSAQAGGYAAGRPIRLNINDAYRLKEEAYLFKTVSPELMRPVSQVSQYNAASRPVRGVWPEYQRFRSLSVSQGRLMSEQDERLARRVVVLGVEAAQQLFPGKPAIGSTIQMAGYPYEVIGVLSKKKQNGSYGMGPDNTQLFVPYSAMARDFPPKERPWHVAGYINTLVLEVADPEQHDAAKAQLYRILGSAHHFEPDDEDAIWVWDTLKGAKLNQRIFNVMTMFFGAVALMTLSLGGIGVMNIMLVSVTERTREIGVRKALGATYGDIKRQFFTESAVLTLISGLVGFTVGVGICFVMQNVTLPDFIPAPEISPAAIAASIITLGLITMTAGMYPASRAANKEPVECLRYE; encoded by the coding sequence ATGAATCTCCTCGAGACAATACGGCAAACCATCAGTGCAATGCGCGCGCACAAGCTGCGCAGCTTCCTCACAATGTTCGGGATTATCTGGGGCATTGCCTCCGTCATCATCCTTGTCGGGCTCGGAAAAGGTTTCAACACCGACCAGAAGAAACGAATGCATACCATTGGCATCGACCTGATGGTGGTGTGGGGTGGGCGGACCAGTGCGCAGGCGGGCGGCTATGCGGCGGGAAGGCCGATCCGGCTAAACATTAATGACGCGTACCGGTTGAAGGAAGAAGCGTACCTGTTCAAGACGGTGAGTCCGGAACTGATGCGTCCGGTGTCGCAGGTCAGCCAGTACAACGCGGCGTCGCGGCCGGTACGCGGCGTGTGGCCGGAGTATCAGCGGTTTCGGTCGCTCTCGGTTTCGCAGGGACGGCTGATGTCCGAGCAGGATGAAAGACTCGCGAGGCGAGTGGTGGTACTCGGAGTGGAAGCGGCGCAGCAATTGTTTCCGGGCAAGCCGGCCATTGGAAGCACGATTCAGATGGCGGGGTATCCCTATGAAGTGATCGGCGTGCTCTCGAAGAAGAAGCAAAACGGCAGTTATGGCATGGGTCCGGATAACACGCAATTGTTCGTGCCTTATTCGGCAATGGCACGCGATTTCCCTCCGAAGGAGCGCCCGTGGCACGTCGCGGGATACATCAACACCCTGGTGCTCGAAGTGGCGGATCCGGAGCAGCACGATGCAGCGAAAGCGCAACTGTATCGAATCCTGGGCAGTGCGCATCACTTCGAGCCCGATGACGAAGACGCGATCTGGGTTTGGGACACGTTGAAGGGCGCGAAACTGAACCAGCGAATCTTCAACGTGATGACGATGTTCTTCGGCGCGGTGGCACTCATGACGTTGTCCCTTGGCGGGATTGGAGTGATGAACATCATGTTGGTGTCGGTGACGGAGCGCACGCGGGAGATCGGCGTGAGGAAGGCTCTCGGCGCGACGTACGGCGATATCAAGAGGCAGTTTTTCACCGAATCGGCGGTGCTGACGCTCATCTCGGGCCTGGTCGGATTCACGGTCGGGGTGGGGATCTGTTTCGTGATGCAGAACGTAACCTTGCCTGATTTCATTCCTGCACCGGAGATTTCGCCGGCGGCGATTGCTGCTTCGATTATCACGCTTGGGCTGATCACGATGACGGCCGGTATGTATCCGGCGTCGCGGGCGGCGAACAAGGAACCGGTGGAGTGCCTGCGGTACGAGTGA